A window of Rattus norvegicus strain BN/NHsdMcwi chromosome 14, GRCr8, whole genome shotgun sequence contains these coding sequences:
- the Tada2b gene encoding transcriptional adapter 2-beta isoform X2, producing MAAHVGASRTPQEVMEHYVSMYIHGNLGKACIPDTIPNRVTDHTCPSGGPLSPSLTTPLPPLDISVAEQQQLGYMPLRDDYEIEYDQDAETLISGLSVNYDDDDVEIELKRAHVDMYVRKLKERQRRKNIARDYNLVPAFLGKDKKEKEKTLKRKITKEEKELRLKLRPLYQFMSCKEFDDLFENMHKEKMLRAKIRELQRYRRNGITKMEESAEYEAARHKRERRKENKNLASSKRGKEDGKDSEFAAIENLPGFELLSDREKVLCSSLNLSPARYVTVKTIIIKDHLQKRQGIPSKSRLPSYLDKVLKKRILNFLTESGWISRDAS from the coding sequence ATGGCTGCTCATGTTGGTGCTTCTCGGACTCCCCAGGAAGTGATGGAGCACTACGTTAGTATGTATATCCATGGGAACTTGGGCAAAGCCTGTATCCCTGACACCATCCCCAACCGGGTGACAGATCATACCTGCCCCAGTGGAGGTCCTCTCTCACCCAGCCTTACCACACCATTGCCCCCATTGGACATCTCAGTGGctgagcagcagcagctgggCTACATGCCGCTGCGAGATGACTATGAGATCGAGTACGACCAGGATGCTGAGACGCTCATCAGTGGGCTGTCTGTgaactatgatgatgatgatgtggagATTGAGCTCAAACGTGCTCATGTAGACATGTATGTGCGGAAGCTGAAGGAGAGGCAGCGCCGGAAGAATATTGCCCGAGACTATAACTTGGTACCAGCCTTCCTGGGCAAGgacaagaaggagaaagagaagacattgAAGAGAAAGATCACCAAGGAGGAGAAAGAGCTGCGGCTGAAACTACGGCCACTCTACCAGTTCATGTCCTGCAAAGAATTTGACGATTTATTTGAAAACATGCACAAAGAGAAGATGCTCCGCGCCAAGATCAGAGAGCTGCAGCGGTACCGGCGCAATGGCATTACGAAGATGGAGGAGTCGGCTGAATACGAGGCTGCCAGACACAAacgggagaggaggaaggagaacaaaAACCTGGCCAGCTCtaaaagggggaaggaggatggcaAAGACAGCGAGTTTGCAGCCATCGAGAATCTTCCAGGGTTTGAGCTGCTGTCAGATCGGGAGAAGGTTCTCTGTAGCTCTTTGAACTTGAGTCCTGCACGCTATGTGACTGTGAAGACTATTATAATTAAAGATCACCTCCAGAAGCGGCAAGGGATCCCCTCTAAAAGTCGCCTTCCCAGTTATCTggacaaggtcctaaagaaaaggattttaaatttCCTCACAGAAAGTGGGTGGATATCTAGGGATGCTTCCTGA
- the Grpel1 gene encoding grpE protein homolog 1, mitochondrial isoform X1, translating to MWHTLILTHLKRHPHSLGGVCDVSTLGRPKVNIRPSPRLLCTATKQKNNGQNLEEDLGHCEPKTDPSSADKTLLEEKVKLEEQLKETMEKYKRALADTENLRQRSQKLVEEAKLYGIQGFCKDLLEVADILEKATQSVPKEEVSNNNPHLKSLYEGLVMTEVQIQKVFTKHGLLRLDPIGAKFDPYEHEALFHTPVEGKEPGTVALVSKVGYKLHGRTLRPALVGVVKDA from the exons ATGTGGCATACACTCATACTGACACACCTAAAAAGGCATCCACATTCTTTGGGTGGTGTATGTGATGTGAGCACATTGGGAAGGCCCAAGGTCAACATCAG GCCTTCTCCTCGCTTGTTGTGCACAgctacaaaacaaaagaacaatggCCAGAACCTGGAAGAGGACTTGGGGCATTGTGAGCCAAAGACAGATCCATCCTCTGCAGACAAGACCCTCCTGGAAGAGAAGGTGAAGCTGGAAGAGCAGCTGAAGGAGACCATG GAAAAATACAAACGTGCTTTGGCAGATACCGAGAATCTACGGCAGAGAAGCCAGAAGCTGGTAGAAGAGGCCAAGTTATATG GCATCCAGGGTTTCTGCAAGGACTTGCTGGAGGTTGCAGACATCCTAGAGAAGGCAACCCAGAGTGTTCCAAAGGAGGAGGTCAGCAACAACAACCCTCACCTGAAGAGTCTTTATGAAGGGCTCGTGATGACTGAAGTCCAGATTCAGAAGGTGTTCACAAAACACGGCTTGCTCAGGCTTGACCCCATTGGGGCAAAGTTCGACCCTTATGAACATGAGGCCTTGTTCCACACCCCTGTGGAGGGGAAAGAACCAGGCACTGTGGCACTAGTTAGTAAGGTGGGCTACAAGCTGCATGGACGCACCCTGAGGCCAGCTTTGGTGGGGGTGGTGAAGGACGCTTAG
- the Tada2b gene encoding transcriptional adapter 2-beta yields MAELGKKYCVYCLAEVSPLRFRCTECQDIELCPECFSAGAEIGHHRRYHGYQLVDGGRFTLWGPEAEGGWTSREEQLLLDAIEQFGFGNWEDMAAHVGASRTPQEVMEHYVSMYIHGNLGKACIPDTIPNRVTDHTCPSGGPLSPSLTTPLPPLDISVAEQQQLGYMPLRDDYEIEYDQDAETLISGLSVNYDDDDVEIELKRAHVDMYVRKLKERQRRKNIARDYNLVPAFLGKDKKEKEKTLKRKITKEEKELRLKLRPLYQFMSCKEFDDLFENMHKEKMLRAKIRELQRYRRNGITKMEESAEYEAARHKRERRKENKNLASSKRGKEDGKDSEFAAIENLPGFELLSDREKVLCSSLNLSPARYVTVKTIIIKDHLQKRQGIPSKSRLPSYLDKVLKKRILNFLTESGWISRDAS; encoded by the exons ATGGCGGAGCTGGGTAAGAAGTACTGCGTGTACTGCTTGGCCGAGGTGAGCCCGCTGCGCTTCCGCTGCACAGAGTGCCAGGACATCGAGCTGTGCCCGGAGTGCTTCTCGGCCGGCGCGGAGATCGGCCACCACCGCCGCTACCACGGCTACCAGCTGGTAGACGGCGGGCGATTCACACTCTGGGGTCCTGAGGCAGAGGGCGGCTGGACCAGCCGCGAGGAGCAGCTGCTACTGGACGCCATCGAGCAGTTCGGCTTCGGCAACTGG GAAGACATGGCTGCTCATGTTGGTGCTTCTCGGACTCCCCAGGAAGTGATGGAGCACTACGTTAGTATGTATATCCATGGGAACTTGGGCAAAGCCTGTATCCCTGACACCATCCCCAACCGGGTGACAGATCATACCTGCCCCAGTGGAGGTCCTCTCTCACCCAGCCTTACCACACCATTGCCCCCATTGGACATCTCAGTGGctgagcagcagcagctgggCTACATGCCGCTGCGAGATGACTATGAGATCGAGTACGACCAGGATGCTGAGACGCTCATCAGTGGGCTGTCTGTgaactatgatgatgatgatgtggagATTGAGCTCAAACGTGCTCATGTAGACATGTATGTGCGGAAGCTGAAGGAGAGGCAGCGCCGGAAGAATATTGCCCGAGACTATAACTTGGTACCAGCCTTCCTGGGCAAGgacaagaaggagaaagagaagacattgAAGAGAAAGATCACCAAGGAGGAGAAAGAGCTGCGGCTGAAACTACGGCCACTCTACCAGTTCATGTCCTGCAAAGAATTTGACGATTTATTTGAAAACATGCACAAAGAGAAGATGCTCCGCGCCAAGATCAGAGAGCTGCAGCGGTACCGGCGCAATGGCATTACGAAGATGGAGGAGTCGGCTGAATACGAGGCTGCCAGACACAAacgggagaggaggaaggagaacaaaAACCTGGCCAGCTCtaaaagggggaaggaggatggcaAAGACAGCGAGTTTGCAGCCATCGAGAATCTTCCAGGGTTTGAGCTGCTGTCAGATCGGGAGAAGGTTCTCTGTAGCTCTTTGAACTTGAGTCCTGCACGCTATGTGACTGTGAAGACTATTATAATTAAAGATCACCTCCAGAAGCGGCAAGGGATCCCCTCTAAAAGTCGCCTTCCCAGTTATCTggacaaggtcctaaagaaaaggattttaaatttCCTCACAGAAAGTGGGTGGATATCTAGGGATGCTTCCTGA
- the Ccdc96 gene encoding coiled-coil domain-containing protein 96, producing MDSQNGDTEGEGRAEEGLIRQPPEIKVSSEPLTPADPTEPEPEPEPEPEPEPEPEPESGQEPEPEPEPEPEPEPEPEPEPEPEPEPEPEAEPEPEPEPEPEPEPEPEPEPETQPVADSLKAEASDEHEYTPVEAPESPRDSEVAGEAVEAASEAVSQEPESLPQTKPKTEAEPKEPEDKDEDEDEDESDEDEDEDEDEDEELDKSEKKKGKREKTKESRFRPSLPLTTIVEEAAAPAPRAAKEKAKGPQKRDSEEIEVIGGEPRKKSTEEHLQPGEEKEEGEEKVEKVEKEADADEFEWSADVRKLQEQQLRGELVEQYHSLLVERNRYQRYNVYLQQKIHETLRKKGLEAAAEPVDKGAEPESPEKEQAYLRYLAMLEELKKQEADDLEWYRHEVRELKQQCQEKQAKVEKEWKRFQALKKQVVMQVMGSCRMRGGRQAALREVEQIQALEDKKEKEMSAVRLENVQLKQSLVHFETRMKAQEDLAEGLLLIDFEQLKIENQTFNEKVEERNEELLKLRTKVTSNVQIITHVKEKLSFIDMENSCKKAQLSEVDAKVALGRDLLTKTKQARDSLRTDNVKLSQKCGLLGKESLLRDLEEKVEKTELLNRRLESLKRHHAGLALSCKGVKQKIREAKSFLPS from the coding sequence ATGGACAGCCAAAACGGGGACACCGAGGGCGAAGGCCGAGCCGAGGAAGGCCTGATCAGGCAGCCGCCCGAGATTAAGGTTAGCTCCGAACCTCTGACTCCGGCGGACCCTacggagccggagccggagccggagccggagccggagccggagccggagccggagccggagtCGGGGcaggagccggagccggagccggagccggagccggagccggagccggagccggagccggagccggagccggagccggagccggagccggaggctgagcctgagcctgagcccgagcccgagcccgagcccgagcccgagcccgagcccgagcccgagACCCAGCCGGTGGCGGACAGCTTAAAAGCAGAGGCTTCAGACGAGCATGAATACACGCCTGTTGAGGCCCCGGAAAGTCCCAGGGACTCTGAGGTCGCGGGCGAGGCAGTAGAGGCTGCGAGCGAGGCGGTATCCCAAGAGCCAGAGAGTCTGCCACAGACCAAGCCCAAGACCGAGGCGGAGCCCAAAGAGCCGGAGGACAAAGACGAGGACGAGGATGAGGATGAGAGCGACGAGGACGAGGatgaggacgaggacgaggacgaggaacTCGACAAGTcggagaagaagaaggggaagagggagaagacgAAGGAGTCACGGTTCCGGCCCTCTCTACCTCTGACCACGATTGTTGAGGAGGCGGCTGCCCCAGCCCCACGAGCTGcgaaagagaaagcaaaggggCCACAGAAGAGAGACAGTGAAGAGATCGAGGTGATAGGTGGAGAACCGCGCAAGAAAAGCACAGAAGAGCATCTTCAAcctggagaggagaaggaagaaggggaagagaaagtagagaaagtagagaaagagGCGGACGCTGATGAGTTTGAGTGGTCGGCGGATGTGCGGAAGCTGCAAGAGCAGCAGCTGCGGGGCGAGCTGGTAGAGCAGTATCACTCCCTGCTGGTGGAGCGTAACCGTTATCAGCGCTACAACGTTTACCTACAGCAGAAGATTCATGAGACCCTACGCAAGAAGGGTCTGGAAGCAGCAGCGGAACCTGTGGACAAGGGCGCTGAACCAGAATCTCCTGAGAAAGAGCAAGCATACTTGCGCTATCTGGCCATGCTGGAGGAACTGAAGAAACAAGAGGCAGATGACTTAGAGTGGTACCGTCATGAGGTGCGTGAGCTGAAGCAGCAGTGCCAGGAGAAGCAGGCCAAGGTGGAGAAAGAGTGGAAGCGTTTCCAGGCCCTCAAGAAGCAGGTGGTGATGCAGGTCATGGGCAGTTGCCGCATGCGCGGTGGGCGCCAGGCTGCTCTGAGAGAGGTGGAACAGATTCAGGCTCTGGAGgataaaaaggagaaggagatgagCGCCGTGCGTCTCGAGAACGTGCAGCTGAAGCAGAGCCTGGTACACTTTGAAACCAGGATGAAGGCCCAGGAGGACTTGGCTGAGGGGCTGCTCCTCATCGACTTTGAACAGCTAAAAATTGAGAACCAGACCTTCAATGAGAAAGTAGAGGAACGAAACGAGGAACTTTTAAAACTGCGTACTAAGgtgaccagcaacgtccagattATAACACACGTGAAGGAAAAGCTGTCTTTCATAGATATGGAGAACTCATGCAAAAAGGCACAACTTTCGGAGGTGGATGCCAAGGTGGCCCTAGGAAGAGACCTATTGACGAAGACAAAACAAGCCCGAGACAGCCTGCGAACCGACAACGTCAagttgagtcagaaatgtgggcttcTGGGTAAGGAATCACTGCTCCGAGACTTGGAAGAAAAGGTGGAGAAGACAGAATTGCTTAATAGGCGCCTGGAATCCCTGAAGCGCCATCACGCCGGGCTCGCCTTGTCCTGCAAAGGGGTGAAGCAAAAAATTAGGGAAGCCAAATCGTTCCTTCCCTCTTGA
- the Grpel1 gene encoding grpE protein homolog 1, mitochondrial precursor, with translation MAARCVRLARRSLPALALSFRPSPRLLCTATKQKNNGQNLEEDLGHCEPKTDPSSADKTLLEEKVKLEEQLKETMEKYKRALADTENLRQRSQKLVEEAKLYGIQGFCKDLLEVADILEKATQSVPKEEVSNNNPHLKSLYEGLVMTEVQIQKVFTKHGLLRLDPIGAKFDPYEHEALFHTPVEGKEPGTVALVSKVGYKLHGRTLRPALVGVVKDA, from the exons ATGGCGGCTCGGTGCGTGAGGCTGGCGCGGCGCAGCCTCCCGGCTTTGGCGCTGTCGTTCAG GCCTTCTCCTCGCTTGTTGTGCACAgctacaaaacaaaagaacaatggCCAGAACCTGGAAGAGGACTTGGGGCATTGTGAGCCAAAGACAGATCCATCCTCTGCAGACAAGACCCTCCTGGAAGAGAAGGTGAAGCTGGAAGAGCAGCTGAAGGAGACCATG GAAAAATACAAACGTGCTTTGGCAGATACCGAGAATCTACGGCAGAGAAGCCAGAAGCTGGTAGAAGAGGCCAAGTTATATG GCATCCAGGGTTTCTGCAAGGACTTGCTGGAGGTTGCAGACATCCTAGAGAAGGCAACCCAGAGTGTTCCAAAGGAGGAGGTCAGCAACAACAACCCTCACCTGAAGAGTCTTTATGAAGGGCTCGTGATGACTGAAGTCCAGATTCAGAAGGTGTTCACAAAACACGGCTTGCTCAGGCTTGACCCCATTGGGGCAAAGTTCGACCCTTATGAACATGAGGCCTTGTTCCACACCCCTGTGGAGGGGAAAGAACCAGGCACTGTGGCACTAGTTAGTAAGGTGGGCTACAAGCTGCATGGACGCACCCTGAGGCCAGCTTTGGTGGGGGTGGTGAAGGACGCTTAG